From Malus sylvestris chromosome 1, drMalSylv7.2, whole genome shotgun sequence:
TCACAATCACATGATACCCGTCTTGCTACGCACCAACGATTCATAGGCTCAAAGTCACCTGAAGGTAAGGTACCGTTTGGCGTTTTTTCTCTTCAATCGGCTACTCTAATAAAGTGTATAGGTAAGTCATTACAATCAAAACTCAAGGACCACAACTTTTAGGTGTGGGGTTAGTGGTTAGAGATACTAAAActttgtgaaagaaattgattTGAGTACTATCTTTGTCATTATAACACATCATACATATGGTTGAAGTTCATGTGAATGAAATCATAGAAAGACAGACACTTTAGAATACAAAAAAATAGCCTTATTAATTGAATTGCCCCTTGTAATTGCTATTTAATCTCAATTTAtgtttgaaattagttttgtctcCTGCCATTTTCAACTCTTTTAGTCTCATTTCACCTTATTTCATTAAAGAAACGCTAAATTCTAACCTAGTAAATCATtaaattcctttttctttcgtCGTGAATTCTAATTTGTTTCGCCAAGAAGATAAGTCGATTGAACTAAAGAGTACGATGGATGCAACACAAAGAGGTGTGTAAAAAGTGAAATATTCAAAATACCCTTGCATTTAACGTTTCTTCAGCAAAATGAGGTGAATTAAGATCAAAAGAGTTGAAAATGACAGTTATATGGACaattcaattaataaaaataaaaaataaaaaaaaacaccaaagcAGGTGGTACAGATAATTCAATTCCCTACCCCACCATCAAATACCCaatttaacctttacttttacCAAGCATGTGCAAAAGAGTAGTTGGATTAAAAAATGATGTATTTCTGCATAAATCCATATCTAATCAGTAATTATATATTATCATGATCAGTTTTTCACTTTTCTGTGTGGAACTTTCTCAATTATTGGTGGAACAACAGTATGGAATACAAAGAAATAAGGTTTCCATTTTCCCTCATAAAACCAAAgtcaccaaaaaataaaatgggcCACAAGCAATAAATACCTACCAAAATTCATTTCATATCATATCAATTTTACGTAATTTTTCTCGAGTACTTACATTCATTTAGTGTCGACACATTTAATCatctaactacttaaattgAGTGATCAAGGAATGGTCAAATACATATCGACTCTGAATGTCTGCAGGTACTCACAAAAAATGGTGGACATGGggtttcaaaattcaaacacaaacaagaaaaaaaaagagggagggGAGAGATGATATAAAGGGAAGAAAGCTAATTATGGAGGAGCATTTGAAAGTGTGAAGATTCTTGTAGAAAAGAGTGTTGTCCTATACTAATCATCATATCTACTTTCCCTTTAACAAGGACTTGAGTGGAGAGTGAACAAATGAATTCATTCCTCCTATCCATACAGGGGTTTTCCCTTCCTTTCCCTCCTGGTTGGTGAGCAGTCAGTATTTTGCCTCCCTTTGCCGACAGCAACCTCTGTGCCTTCACCAAATTCAGTAGCAAATGAAATCAGAGGTAGAAAGAGAGTAACAACATTTTACTCCCCCCACTAACTACACTTAATtaaaaagggtttttttttggtcgaaatggtctttgagattAACATAATACTTCTTagtttggtccctgagatttaaaatcgatagaactTGTTCTTGAGTTCGTacaccgtcaatcattttggtcattccgtgaaaaatcttcattaaataaagagaaaatgacaaaaataccatcAGATTTTGTTGAATCATTTTGGcctattttattaaattgagggtatttttgtcattttttcttGTTTAAAAGAGATTTtttacggaatgaccaaaatgattgacagtGGACAAACTGAATGACCAGTTATACCGATTTTAAATCTCGGGgaccaaagtgagaagttatgTCAATCCCCAAAACCATTCTGGCTAAAAATGCCATTAAAAAGTGAGAACTTTCATTGATCGCGAGAGAAGTTCGATACAACTGTTTGACTAGGCAATTCTCACACCTAACAGAAATTCATGCTTTTGTGAGAGGTTACATGCAGATGACATAATCAGGCACATCTACCCAAGTTTTGTTCTTCATTCACATACCCACTTGGTATTTTCACAGTTTACTGCTCAGTCAAGTTACTAGTACTACATTGGGTTTCTACTTTCTAGGGCAAGAGGATGTTATGATTGGCATGGTTCATTCTAAACTCAACAAAGTACGATTTGAAGGTGCACCAGAAAGTGTGATAATTCTCCAAAACATGGAAGTTGGAACACTAAGACACTAAATCTATGGCCAACTCAACTAATGACTTCATATGCCACTTTGGCCTGTGTTTTTCTGTTTCTTGGTCCCATTTTTCATACTGTATCATTCTTGCAACAATACTTACGGGAAAATGAGAATTAAATTTGAATGCATCACCTGCTCAAGCCACGAACCGAGTTTCCTCAAGAATCATATATACAGTGAATACCACGTACATGTTCTCCCATCTTAAAGCGATCGCGACAAGGCTAAGGTCTTTCTAGCCAGTTAAACCACTAATGAAATCCATTGATGCGTGACACACAACCCGTTTTAGTTCTCAACCTGCACAAAAAGGACCACATACATGTTCTCCCATCTTAAAGCGATCGCCACAAGGCTAAGGTCTTTCTAGCCAGTTAGACCACTAATGAAATCCATTGACGCGTGACCTACAAAACCCGTTTTAGTTCTCAGCCTGCACAAAGAAAGGTGTTGCACATAGGTTAGCTAGTGCAAATCCTCAAGCAGACACTCAAGAATTTTTTAAAAAGTTGGGAATTTATGGTAAAACGTTGGCCCAAGGTGGAGCCAATGTTGAAAGGGGGCTGGAGATTATGTACGTGAATAACAAGTAAAAGAAACACCAACCTATTACTTAATAGTCAACATTACTAGCCGAAATTACATGCAGATTTGGTTCAAGTTCGTTGCAATATCCCTTTCAGTCATATTATGCACATCCTCTTGGAGACAACCCTCCTTGCTTCCATTTTGCTCAACACTTTTCAGTAATCATGGCAGGCCTATCAGATAACTGTGCAGACCGTAAATCTTCATCGTTGAAAAACGAAGTTAGTAAGGGCCCAGTTGGAGACTAAAAATGTCACAgatatagaatgtttaaagcaCAAGTTATCAAAGATGATGAGAAGTAATCTTaagttaaaaatttaaaacatatcaataaacacaaaaatagagagaaagaaagataagAGACACAGACATAcagagagagatcgagagagaggAATGATGGGAAATAAGACCCCTTGTACCTTCCTTTTCGTTGACCATGACAACTAAAGCACTGAGATGGACTTCCACTTCGCATGGTGGGGGGACCTCTTCAATTTCAGAAACTGATATACCAGCAGATATGCCTAGTTCAATCAGTGAGAAGTGCGTCTTCGGTTACAAAGATTCGCTCTCGTGTTCTCGCGAGGTTTGACCCATGCAACGACTCAAGCCTGGTTTACCATCCACCCAACCAGTTCAAGAAAACCCTGTCCTGCAGCAGAAAGAAAGTGTCAAACATTTCAAACAAATGCCATTTTAGTGTCCTTCGGCGATTTCGTTTCTCAAGAAAATATTACAAGTTCTATGCTTAAATTAGGGTGTACCACCACTCGTTCCAGACATTAAGCTTTGCCACATATTTCATCAAAGGTCCGAACAGGTGTTCCATAATttgccaaaaacaaaaaaaccggAGTTCTTCGTATGATAGTTATACATTTCAGGTTATAGGAAAAACACAAACAGAATAAGTTAAATGGGCAAAAGAGAAAAACTAGATATGAGCCGTACTCAGATTGTGAATTGAAAACAACTAGAAGAGTCCGGtacaagaaatcaaatcatgaCAAGATACTGAGGCCATGCAGTGCTAATTTGAACAGGCTGTATAACAACATAGTCAATCTTGGTCATTAGCATCGATCCTATGTGTTAAATGTAGCGTACATGGCTACATGTGAAAGTTATCTGATTCCGAGATCTTAGGACACCAGAAGTGGAACTGCCTGCATATCAACTTGTCTAAACAGTATGGTGTTCAGCGTGGCACTTCATTTTGTGTTCAAGCACACTTAGCATAGAGGCCAATACTAACTGAGAGTGTGACTGCATATTCAACAGATATACAATGCCCTACTGATATCTTGTCCAATAAGAAGTGGCACATTGTCATCCTATTTGCTTAGAATTACAGAAAACTAGCAGTGGTATGCATGTAAGTTTCATGACAGGTACTTCAACCAGAGCAGTTAGACTTTGGGTCCATCCCAATGTTAAGTTGAACTCGGGTGACGAAGAATAACATATACAGAAATATAAGTATTGAGGAACAGAAAAGGCTAGATGTAATGAGCCATCAAGTGGCCAAAATTGGTTTGGTATTCATCTTTAATTGATTCAGAACGTTATTCCTCACGGTAGCTCTAGTCCGCATTACCACTGCAGCATCTAGGCACCACTTTAACAATGGAGATCCTATTTTGGTGTTCTACTAAAGACTCATATTCTTCTAcctcttctttcctcttctGAGACAATCTAACATGTCacttttcaatttgttttcatGTCATTATGTTGGGCATCGAGCATGCTTAAACTCTAATACCACTATAAGCATCATTACTGCAGAAAaatagcccaaaataatggaaaTGTAAAATTTTCACCAGTCATATGGCCACCAATTCATTATATTTTAGTTAAGAGCTGAACTTGGTGCAATGAAATGGTAGAAGATGTTACATAGGATAGGAGGACTTATCCAAATCAAATATCTCATACACAAGAAGAAAACAACAATCAATAACTGATATCAACAACGGAAACATGATAAACgcagtttttttaatttaatgaaGAGAAATTGGATTTTGGAGGACACCATATTAAATGTAAAGAAACATATATCTCAAACTACTCTTGAAAGATGTTACAATTTATATTCAATCATCTTCCTGGACCACTTTTATGATTATAAAGATCAAAGGGCTTCTTCTTTACAACGTACAAACAGAAGAAACTCACAATCATTTTTTGGCAAGAGATTGACTATTTCATTAGAATCATGAAGATATGCCAGTTTCAGTAATACAATGTTCAAAATTCCTTCACATTAACCTTCCCTTCCAGCAATAACACTGAAATCTTTTAACTAGATGTGAAGTATAActagaagagaaaacaaaaagagagGAAAGAATTCAATAAATCCTAGAGTTACAGAATCCTAGAGGagtcaaaaagaaaaacattacACTGTGGGTGCACCGGAAAAGACCTCAGTCAGCATGTCATCCTCAATGTCTGCAGTCCCAAACAGCTCTGCTTCCTTTTCTTCCTCACTAGAAAGATCCCTTCTCTCGAGTTTGGCATGAGCTGCAATAAATATCATCTTCTGCACCTTTTCCAGGCCTACCCTTGAGTGCCTATGTACACGAATCCATTTCATGAAAGACCAATTGCACTTAAATCCACATGAGGTTGCATGGAGGAAGATAAGTCGCACAGCAACCCTCCCCAATGTCTTTAACTCACTTAGACAAGTTTCCCACACAAGTCTGCTGCTCTGCGGGTTTGCCATTTTCATCTTTCCAGTTACAGGATCTCGCTGTTTAACCTGAACTGCCTGAGCATACAGCGGGTCCATTCCTTCTGTTCTCCATTTCATGAGCTCCATCAATGCAACATGAGCTTCTTCCCTGGAAACCAACCTCGTAATGAGCTTATCTACATCCTTCTCCTGCTCGTGCGTCAAGCACTTGAATGGTGGAAGGTACTTTCCACTAGTGTCCCTCATCAAGTATATCGGGTCAAGTATAAATGCAGCCGACCATGCTGGGTGGTAGTTCTTTCTGAATCGTCTTTCAACTATTTTCTCAACAGGACCTTCGACAATGTTGAATTTGGCACACCAATCCTTTACTTTTGTTCTCAATTCTTCCCAAAGGGGCAGGCATTGCCCAAGTAATGGCCTCTCAGTCTCAATCTCCTGAGTCATCCCCCTGATCATCTTAACAAGTGAATAAACTGCCTCTAATTCATTCCAAAAACCTTCAGTTTGAATCATCCCTGCAACTTCCCTTGCAATTGGATCCTCCAGACATATCGCCTTATAGAAATCATCCAAGACAACCATTTGGAGTATGCGGGCACAGCTCAATATATCCTCCAGCATTGCATAGACAGGTGCAAAGTTCTTTGAGGTATCACATTTGGGCGAAGGAATTTGGATCAACCCAGCATATTCAAGCTCTTGCATCTTGTACTTCTCGAAAGCATGCCTAACCTCAGAGGTGCTATCTACAAAATTCGCAACCTTTAAGCAATTTTCAATGACAACCCTGAACAATGGAAGCTCTTTGTTAAAATCCTTAATCAAAGACATGAACCCCTGAAGCTGACAGGAGACGTTCACCATCCAATGGTTCTGAGTCTCCAAATTCCTCAGTGCCTTGGCCTTATACTTGTCCGCAACTATCCCCACGCAACGCTGCACAGCATTCCCACATATAGTGGTAACTGAGTCCCACAACACCTCTTCTGCATATTTCGTCGGAACTGACCCGCCAGTAAATACTGCCTTCTGGAAAACACTAATCCCATTCGGAAGATTAACCGTGAACTTAACAACATTCTCCTCCCCACAAGAATCCCTGCTTTTCCACCCATCAGAAGCAACTTGAAAAAACATTGCATCTCTAATCCTAGCTTCAGACTCAGCTTTCACCTCATCAAACTTAGCATCAAGTCGAGCACCCGAAAGCTCGCGCTGCAACAATGCAGGCAAGCCCACCTGGCTAAGGAAAGCCCTGAACTTGGGATGCTCGAGGCTCGAAAACGAGACCGACCCACATGACTCATAGAACCACTCAGACAGTAATTCAAGTGCAGAATCAATCTGCTCCTTATTAAGAGTGGCACCAGGCGAAGCTTTGGGACTTTTAAGTTTCTTCACACTTTTTTCTAACATTGCCAAAGCACCCAAATCCTCCTTCCCACCGGATAACACCAAATGGTGCTGATCTAGCCCCGTACTTCTCACAATCCCAACTGGGTTTGGAGACTGTGAGAAATTATGATCACCGCAGAAGCCGGAAGACTCGATCATAGCTAAAGAATGAACCTGAATCGACGTAGGACTAGTAAGAGGAGGAGCTTGAGAAATAGGAGAAGGACTAATACCCATTTGCGAGCTCCGCTTTCTGTGATTGTGTGACGACGGAGACGGCAAGGAAGATATGGGAACCGGCGAAGCCGCCACCGTTGAATTGGGTCTCAAAACAGAGGTAAAATTCGGGCAGGTACCCCGTTTGAGATGCTCCGAGGCGGTTCTGGAGGGGTTGGAGGCGGAGAAGACGGCGTCGCAGAGGGAGCACTTGAGCTTGACGGCCTTGGGGAGGTTGGAGTTGGGGGCGCGAACGAGAATGGGCTCCAAGTGAGCCCAGTACCAAGCTCCTTTCCCCTTTATGGCCTTTGTTCGAACAGTCACCAAGCTTTCGAATCGCCTGTTGAGGGCCCTAGCGGCTATGTCGTCCGGCGAGAGAGATGGGTCGGTGGGGGTTGAGTTTGTAGAAGCCATTGAAGCAAACGAGTTGAAATTGGGGAGTGTGAGTGACACAGTGAGTGAGTGAAGTGGTGGGCTTTCAGTGAAAGAACCAAGCTTTTTGGTGAGGTTGGTCTCTCACGGAGGTGGGTTCCGGGCATTTAGCCGGAAAGTGAAGGCCGCGGCGAAATGGGATTTGGGTTCGGGTTCGGGTTCGGATTGAAGCGGAGGTCCATTTCCATGGCGATCTTGGGGAgtgaaaagagtgaaaaaaGATGGAAGCTTGAAGCTTTTCAAGTGAGCTTTAATGGTGGGAGGTTTGTGAAATACTCAAGACTCGGCTGCAAAACTGCTCAACTGCACCTTCATCACACAACAGAAATGAGGGAGTACGGAGACATTCATATAGCGCAGACTCTGCAgactctagagagagaaagtgagagagtgatgaaagaggagagagaatttTATTCGACATGATCAAAAAATATAAAGATCTTTTTCTATTTATTCTTCTGACCAacaaatttttttctctttttttgtttccattttttctTCTCTGTGAGAATTTTTGCCAATATCTAAAGGGTTGTACTATCCACAtatcctattttacttctcacacatcctttattaatt
This genomic window contains:
- the LOC126627861 gene encoding uncharacterized protein LOC126627861, whose product is MASTNSTPTDPSLSPDDIAARALNRRFESLVTVRTKAIKGKGAWYWAHLEPILVRAPNSNLPKAVKLKCSLCDAVFSASNPSRTASEHLKRGTCPNFTSVLRPNSTVAASPVPISSLPSPSSHNHRKRSSQMGISPSPISQAPPLTSPTSIQVHSLAMIESSGFCGDHNFSQSPNPVGIVRSTGLDQHHLVLSGGKEDLGALAMLEKSVKKLKSPKASPGATLNKEQIDSALELLSEWFYESCGSVSFSSLEHPKFRAFLSQVGLPALLQRELSGARLDAKFDEVKAESEARIRDAMFFQVASDGWKSRDSCGEENVVKFTVNLPNGISVFQKAVFTGGSVPTKYAEEVLWDSVTTICGNAVQRCVGIVADKYKAKALRNLETQNHWMVNVSCQLQGFMSLIKDFNKELPLFRVVIENCLKVANFVDSTSEVRHAFEKYKMQELEYAGLIQIPSPKCDTSKNFAPVYAMLEDILSCARILQMVVLDDFYKAICLEDPIAREVAGMIQTEGFWNELEAVYSLVKMIRGMTQEIETERPLLGQCLPLWEELRTKVKDWCAKFNIVEGPVEKIVERRFRKNYHPAWSAAFILDPIYLMRDTSGKYLPPFKCLTHEQEKDVDKLITRLVSREEAHVALMELMKWRTEGMDPLYAQAVQVKQRDPVTGKMKMANPQSSRLVWETCLSELKTLGRVAVRLIFLHATSCGFKCNWSFMKWIRVHRHSRVGLEKVQKMIFIAAHAKLERRDLSSEEEKEAELFGTADIEDDMLTEVFSGAPTVTGFS